The proteins below come from a single Mercenaria mercenaria strain notata chromosome 3, MADL_Memer_1, whole genome shotgun sequence genomic window:
- the LOC123525945 gene encoding E3 SUMO-protein ligase ZBED1-like, protein MQSKKNSEEKKWDTILPLKVMICPTRKRLNSIERVTQVIADMIVSDYVPLNIVEGQRFPATAPDYTVPCRKTIRSRIQKRYDVERDHLKSELECVSSAAITTDTWTSTSTESYITVTEHHVSEKWELKSNVLMTRAMPERHTGENLANRLKDCVSEFDLDSKVKTCVHDNARNMDCAGKLCEDWGDLGCFGHTLQLCLKPAMELTAVSKVISRCRKLVGHFKHSTTLTAEMHERQKAMGVPEHTLVQDVVTRWNSTYQMMTRLVEQRRVVSDILLDPKLSKKEDSVLNLKEYEWDLIGELSDILRPLADTTDYMCTERCVSVSEIYPIVCGLVNRRLVASNTDSNTASRVKEVIREDLIRRYQPSSDTAAESTAALGALLDPRYKKLPFFSSQQRKITHGALESCLEDLPLRLPASDVNNCEETPSKRRKLDFLDFGSPERTSEDEVQSYLSEKMVSGTDPLLWWRDNEERFPKIVIVAKRVLAVPATSVPSERIFSATGLLINKLRNRLSSEIVENIIFLNKNEVNITEAD, encoded by the coding sequence ATGCAAAGTAAGAagaattctgaagaaaaaaaatgggaCACTATACTTCCACTAAAAGTAATGATCTGTCCGACTCGGAAAAGACTAAATAGTATTGAGCGTGTTACACAGGTTATTGCAGATATGATCGTGTCTGATTACGTACCGCTAAATAtagttgaaggtcaaaggtttccaGCGACTGCTCCAGATTACACCGTACCATGTAGAAAGACAATTCGATCAAGGATCCAGAAACGCTACGATGTTGAGAGAGACCATTTAAAATCTGAACTTGAGTGTGTGTCATCCGCAGCTATTACAACAGACACCTGGACCTCCACCTCTACAGAAAGTTATATCACTGTAACTGAACACCATGTTAGTGAGAAATGGGAACTTAAGTCTAATGTGCTGATGACGCGTGCTATGCCGGAACGCCATACCGGAGAGAATCTCGCGAACAGACTGAAGGACTGTGTTTCAGAGTTTGACTTGGATAGTAAAGTGAAAACTTGTGTTCATGATAATGCGCGAAATATGGATTGTGCTGGGAAATTATGTGAGGACTGGGGAGATCTGGGATGCTTCGGGCATACATTACAGTTGTGCTTAAAACCAGCTATGGAATTAACAGCAGTGTCTAAAGTGATATCCAGGTGTAGGAAATTAGTCGGACATTTCAAGCACTCCACAACACTTACAGCTGAAATGCACGAACGACAGAAGGCAATGGGAGTTCCTGAGCATACGCTGGTTCAAGACGTCGTAACACGGTGGAATTCTACTTACCAGATGATGACCCGTTTAGTTGAACAGCGAAGAGTTGTGTCAGACATTCTCCTAGATCCAAAGTTAAGTAAGAAAGAGGACAGTGTTCTAAACTTGAAGGAATATGAGTGGGATCTGATAGGTGAACTTAGTGACATTCTTCGCCCATTAGCGGATACTACCGATTACATGTGTACGGAACGCTGTGTTTCAGTATCTGAGATTTATCCCATAGTGTGCGGACTGGTGAACAGGCGTCTTGTAGCTTCAAACACGGACAGTAACACTGCGTCGAGAGTGAAAGAGGTGATACGCGAAGATTTGATACGACGTTACCAGCCTTCATCAGACACGGCGGCAGAGTCAACGGCAGCACTAGGCGCTCTTCTGGACCCACGGTATAAGAAGTTGCCATTCTTCTCCTCCCAGCAACGTAAGATCACACATGGTGCTCTCGAATCTTGTCTTGAAGACCTGCCGCTCAGACTTCCCGCCAGTGACGTAAACAACTGCGAGGAAACACCATCAAAGCGCCGTAAGTTAGACTTTCTCGATTTCGGTTCACCTGAACGTACCTCAGAGGACGAGGTACAGAGTTACCTAAGTGAAAAAATGGTGTCGGGCACTGATCCTCTTCTTTGGTGGAGAGATAATGAGGAGAGATTTCCCAAAATTGTAATCGTTGCAAAAAGAGTTCTCGCAGTTCCTGCAACTTCTGTACCTTCAGAACGGATATTCAGCGCAACGGGACTACTCATTAACAAGTTGAGAAATAGACTATCTAGC